The window TGTCGTGATTGATTGATCTGTCGTGATCGAGTGATCGGGTGCATGGCACAACTATTATGATAATTTAGGTTGAATGAACCCATGTTGTAAATATGTTTGTTGTTGCTCAAAGATGTTGTCTGTATTGTATTACTATTTTACGTATGAACTTTGAACACAGTGGTGTGCGTGTCTAAATGTAATTAGTAAGTTATGTCCCAGTATTGAGCAAGCATATATTGTATCCATCACTATAGAACGAGAGATATGTCGCATGACATTGTAATATAATTTTCATACTCAACCTTTACAACATGCATCATGCATTTACAAGAATATGTGATGGTATCGTTGCAAACTTTCAGTAGAATGCTTATTCAACATTGGCATGAACAATTCATAAATATTGCAGAAGAACATTCGGTACACAGACGCAAGGGACAAGAACTTTGTTACTTTGACCACATTGAAAATAAATTAAAATCACACAACACAACCATTTCACATCAAACACCACTCCGTCCATTCACAGATTCCTCTCCGTACACCAGTTCTCCACGATGCCACAAAACTACACTACCGTGTCCAACTGACCCATGTACAACCGTGGCTCTCTAAGTGTCAACTCAACCCATGCCTCTCGTGCCACGCACCCATGACCCTAGAGACTTCACACCTGCGCATCCACAACCGAGCCTCTCTAACCAAATATTCGAACCGATGCCTCTGCTGCCACACATCCGTGCCTCTAGACACTTGACAGCAGTAAGAGGGTTCAAAACCGTGCATCCACACAACCGTTCTTGTACTGACTGCACTTCAGTGCCTCTATTTGCTCTACGTGCTCCGCGCGAGTGATCGCCCGTGCCTCCGCACAACCGTGCCTGTACTGACTTCAATTACATGCCTCCATTTCCTCaatccacgtgcctcacatgaaacccacTGTAACTCTACGTGCTACACACACACGTACCTCTCGCATGAAACCCATAGTATCTCTGTGTGTTCGGCACGCGTCATCGCCCGTGTAACTTTGGTATTGCACACACGTTCCTCTCAGTATACCCGTGTTCCAAACAACCGTGCCTGTACTGACTACAATTCCCTGCCTCTGTTTGCTCAAAccacgtgcctcacatgaaacccaTAGTAACTCTACGTGCCTCCACACAACCGTGCATGTTCTGACTTCAATTCCGTGCCTCAGTTTGCTGAATCCAGGTGCCTCTCACATAAAAGAGATGCACAGCCATGTCTCAGAGTAAACAACACACGTGCCTCTACTGTATTTATAACTGTGACCACAATTAAATAACATCCGTCCAAAAAAACATCTTTAAAAAAGATGCACGGCCAAGCCTCTTATACATCAAAACCCATTATGTTCAAAGGTTATAACTAACATCACTGCGGCAGAAGATTGAAGATAACAACAAGCCTCCCAACACGTTGTTTGAAAGTTATCAGCACCAAGCTGTTTACTTCAATAGGCGATGCCTGGAGAAAATCACTGAAACCTTCCTGTTTGAACACCATTCTATTACCCAAACAATGAAGTAGGAGCAAGGAGTGCTCACATATATATCATCATCACCAGATTCCAGAGTAACTTCAAGAGTTAAAACGCCAGTTCTAGGAAAAGTCACAAACTCCTTCAAACTCCTCACAACAATACCAGGAATAACCTAACAAAAAACATCAAgctatcaaaaataaaataaaaattcaaaACTATAAATACAAGACGTaatagaaataaataaataaataaacataaacaaagaaaaaacaatggAAAAAAAATCTGACCATATGATGACCATTAACATTCATGGAACCAATCCTGTGAACAAAAGAACAACAGGGTATGTAGTCATCATCAAATAGTTGACACCTCATGAAATACATCTGCTGATAATTAAAAAAAACACCACGGGTGTAATAACAACTCCCAACAAGTTCCTTCTCGGAGTCGCTCAAACCATGTAGAGCTATAAAATATAATTACACGGGCTCAAGGGAACAGAAAAATCAAAATGTACAATAAAACAAGATAAAAACTTCCTTAAAAATAAACCTTACCAACAGAAGGTAAAGGAGACAACGCATCTCCACGACCAACACGATAAAAATCAATATCAATCCAAGTTCCATAATGTTCAAGCCTAATGGTCATTATATCACGAGGACGAACACCATAATCACTAACCAAGCGTTCCCAGGAAGGACCATGGAATTTGCTCCTCACCCGACCATGACTAAACAGAACACCATACAAATAACCTCATTGCACTGAAGAGCAAGATCAGTATCTTCTTCACCCCTCCTTATGGCTAAAGTCCTACACTCCTCGATGTAACGAGCAAGATGAGCTCTAACACTGCACGGAACATACTGCACAACAAATCAAAACAAGGATCATAATCAAAATCTAAACAGCATGGGCAGCACCAAAAGAAATAAGCGTGTGTGCCAAAAATTGAACAACTATAAAATGATTTTCTTACAACACGCCTCCAACAACGCCGATCCAGGACCACACTGAACCCATCTACAGAAGAATCAACAGAAGAACACGGGCCACCAGGCATACGGCAAAAAGGACAAGCCATAACTGCAAGGAACACAATGGTTATCAAGAACTAATCCCACAAAACCCAGTTCAAACTTGACATCTGATAGTGTTGGTAGTCCCCACCCGTAACTACCCCATAAATCTCCATATCCCGGAAATATAATGGGAACAAAAAGAGAAACGAAAAAGGGAAACAGGAAACCCACGAAGGCAACCAGTAGGGAACAACGATATCGCGAACAGGGAAGCGCGCTCAACGCTAAAGAAGGACTGTCGTAAGAGCAGGCAACAAGCGCGGCggccggaacagctgccgccgtaaCCACGCGACAAgagcagcggcggcgacggcaaagAAAGAACAGTGTGCGACGAGGGTTCGCCCACACCAGAGAGAAACAGATCTCAAAACAGATCAAAAGGTATTACAAAACATTAGAAGTATAAGGACTAAagtgaaaaaagaaaaaaccaaaaaggaAAACCGAAAATCACGGAAGAAGCCGTGCGCGTGCCAAGTGTCACGCGCTGAGCGCATCGGAAAAGTCTCAGGAGCGCTCCGCGCGTGACACTTGGCGCGCGCGGAGCGCTCCGCGACTAATCGTTGCGGGGAGCGCTTCTCAATTAGTGATTTGGGGATTTTGTGTGAAACACGAGGGTATATGGCTAGCATTTTGGAGAAAAATAGACGGACCGAGGCCAGCCCAGCCCAAGGGGACAGGCCGGCCCGCCAGGCACGCTCTCTTTTATATATTGGACAGGGGACGAGACACAAGGAAAGAGGAATCCCAATCTCGAACCCTAGCCGCATCCCTGTTCCAGATCGATCTCTGGTGCCGGCGGCGAACCATGGCGGTGGCGGCGCTACGCAACCTGGCCGCCAAGATACGGATCCCCGGGCCTGCCGCCCTTCGGGCTTCGCCTGCGCCGGGTCCTCTGGCCATCTCCCACTCCACAACTCCAAAGGTTTGCTCCGTCCGTCTCCCACACCGCGCTCAAGTGAATCTCACCGCGCTAAGTAAATCACCAGTTCATCCTACTACGCAGAGCTAGGACACTACCTATATGTTTTGTGATCAATGTGTGCATGCGTATGGTTCACCAATCCATTGGTAGTTCGTCTCTTCGATTTACCCAATTTCGAATCTTTATCCTTCGCCGATCGGTACCTCAAGTCGCACCCTTTGCAAAttgttgcatcatgttgcttgtttcGTTAAGCAGCAATTTTTAGTCTTTAGAGCGTATGTACAGCATTCTCATTCGTGCATGGCTCGCTAATTAAGTATTAACATCGTCGTCTATCCTTGTGGCTTGCCTTTTTTGCACTATTTCATCTGCATTAGCTATCTGCCTTCCCAATCTCATGGTTTTCACATGTGCCTTTGGCTGTTACAGGTTACACTGAAATTCATATGCAAATTGTGTGTTTACTTAAGTAACCATCTTTTCATCAGTTATGGCTATTAAATTGTCATGAAAATGTTTCTCCTTTTACCTTTAGGTCGGTGCTGGACATTTGTAAACTCCCAGCAGGAGAAGTTCAATAATTTCAATGAGATTGGTTGCAGTTCTTTTTTTAATGCTATTGTGTCTAGAAAGTTAGTTACACATATGATAGTTAAATATTTGGATTCAAATCAGAACTGTGTCTATGTGACTCCTCAAACTAGCTAGCCTGGGTATTGTGTATTTGGTAATGAAATTGAAGTTAGCTAACTTGGTTGGTTGTTTTGGCAATCAACGTTAACTTGCCAGCTCCTCTAATATTTCTTTTGGAATTGGTTTATTTGAGGCACATCTAATATACTGTAGTGTCTCTGCTTTGTGCTCTATCTGGAGATGGACGAATTAGCATCCTAGGAACTTACACAAAGCTAATCCTAACAAGATTAAAGGTAGCATCTTTGTTGCTATATTCTCAGCCTCATATTGCTCCTCTATTCCATTGCAGAGTGATCTCGAAAAGGCTCTTCTCCTAAGAAACAATATTGAATCTGCTACATATGTGGATCTTCACTCTAGTGCAGAGGTGTTAGGCAAATATTGTGAGCACACTGAAGAAATCATCAAGTAAGTAGCATGTGATGTTTAATTAAGTAGCAGGTTATCGAATTTTCCTACCTCTTGCATCTGGGATGTTAAATATAACATATTGTTTTGTTCATCTTTTGAAGACAATATTCTGATGTACATGTGGAGGTTGGAAACAAGATGCGTACACTTACGTTGAAGTATTTCTTTACCTGTGTCGCAATCTGTTTCACTGATTCTATGATAAGCAACAAAGATGAAGTCGTCCTTCAGGAGCGTCAAGGTGAAGGCGTGGTGGTTCAGGAGCGTCAAGTTGAATGAGCGCATATCTCTTAAGTTATTGCCAGCTCTACTAAGTTATTACTGTTTTAAGGGGCTATGTATCTCTGTACTCCTAACTTATGGATGCTCAACAGCTCAAGGCAGCAGTGGTATATGTGCATGCCAGCTTGTTATGTACTGTATTTGACTATATGTGGTTGCTTATGTATGTCTGTAGTACCTTCTCATGTAATATACACTAGGCAGCAGTTATATGTGCTTTGCCGGCTTGTTATGGATTTGGCACCAGTTATATGTGCTTTGCCGGCTTGTTATGGATTTCTGCGTATGGTTTGTTTGGTTTGTTGCCTTTATTCCTTGAACAAAAGGTTCAGAGTAGGGATCCGTAGCACTAGATCTGCATCAATCTCTTCAAGATGCAGATCTGTTGTTTCACATGATGTTGCAACATTAATTTGTCTTGAACATAACCTTCGAATAACGTAACCTTGGAGATTTTTTGAAACTTTAGTCCCAAGCCTGCAAATAGCTAGCTGGCTAGGCTAATCATCGCCCCGAGGAAATCAAAAGCTTCTACGAGAATGGCCACTCTGAATGTTCTGAACCATCCCTGTTATGAAATAGTTGGCAAAATCATTAGGCGGTGAGATTGCTGACTTACTCTCATAAGATTGTTCTTATGTCCAGTTTTGTTAAATGTTAGTTGTGCAACATTGAATGCAGTATGCTGCTTGTCAAATACTAGTCGTTGTGGACAATGCCAATTGAATTGGCATGCACTAATCATTTCTGCACCAGAAAGCGCATTTGTCATTGTTCTAATATGGATATTGATCGGTGCTTTCATGCCTTCACTTATGGGACGGTGTATGAGTAAAGCTTGATGTGATGAGTGCTATGATGTGAGCAAAATAGCCTTATCACATCCTAGCTTGATGTGATGAGTGCATGAAACAAGGTGTTACTCAAGCCTCCGGGAATGTGCTATAAAAACAAAGGCAGGGCTATTTGTGTTTTATGAATGATGATGCAACTTTTGAATTAAGATATGACGGGTTTGCATGATTTAGTATGTTCACATCTGTGAGAgcatttaattttttttcaaggtTATAAAGTAGCATGGCATTGGCCATTTGAGAAGCAGAGCAATAAAAGCCAAGTTTGTCCATATGTACCCGCTCTTTTTCATGCCAATATGATTTGCCCAATATTAATCAGTTGATAAGCCTGATAAATTTATGGCATCGTTCTTACAGATAAAATGGACATTCAAAAGCCTGAGGAAATGCAGCCTGAAGCAACTAGGGCTTACACTCCGCAAGAGCGAACGTCTGGGGCGATCGCTGACTTTCAAAATGAGAATACCATTTTGTAGGGCTGATTTTAACTCAGATAAAAGGGAGGTTCCACATGTTCCAGTCCCCATCCTCACATCATTGCTTCCCCTTGACCATGATAGGGAAATGGTTGTTTACATAAGAACTACTTTTCAGTTTCCATACTTTGTTCTATTGGTCCCTGTTTTTTATTTTCAGTTGTGCAGATTTTAATTAGGGACCTAAGGATTCAGATTTGTTCCAAGCTTTCTTGCTTGCAATAAAACTCTTGCCAGGACCACTGGCCATAGGAATCAAAGTGAGACTACCAGTTTTCTGTTGAACAATTACTACTCTGATTTTATTGTGTCATATACCTAAATTTATCCTTAAATGAAAACTTGACATGCAAACTGCATGTCCTTATGTATTGTTTCAGTAACATGATTATTACATAGTAATCCAGTTAATTATGCAAGAGCCAATAGGGGGCATGACATTGTACCTTTGTACTACTATTTCAGATACATGATTTTATATAGCTAAAAAAATGTTACCTGAATCTATAATTGTTGTTGGAGAATGTAGCTTGCAGTGAGTTTCTACAAACCATCTCAACAATCTTTTGTTTACTGTACAGATCATATCTCAGGAGATCCTGGTTGCGGCGAGAGCGGAATTGACCAGCTGACATTGGAAGATGCTCATGTTGGAGCATTATTAACTCTAGGGTAGCCATTTGTTCAACCATCAGAGCAGTGGCACCGAAGCCATCCAACCATGCGTCACCAGGAGGAAAGTGTGAAGTGGCGGAAGAAAGTGCAAAGCCATCCAGTATTGCTGCATGGTGGGACCTTGGAGGCAGAAATGAAATAAATGGCTACGATGAGAATCAGCCAGAGAAAGTGCATCGATAACAAAAGGGGTAAGCTGGTGCGCGCAGAATATTAGCCAAAAGTGGCGCACAACTTCATGTGCCACTCCATATATATATTGCTAGATAGATACTAATTCTCTTTGATCTTTGTGTAGGTTTAGATTTTTGCATTTCTGACAAGAGGCACTTCTGCAGCAGAGCTTTAGTTGAATTTTTGGAAGCAGATGAAGCAAACAATGTTACCAATAATAATCTTAGTTTTGCAGGAGGTCGCTATCCAAGCTGGCGCCTCTCTCCTCGTCTTCGACGGCCATATCGTCCCTCTGTACCGATGGCAGCGATTTGTTCTCCTGCAGGCTTATTAGAGGCAGGAGCACAACAGTGGAGTGCAGGGACATCAACGTCGGCGGCACCAACAGCAATGACACGAGGTAGGCGACTTGTAGTGCATTGTCCATGTTGTTTTGGCAGAGGTCACAAAGTATATGCACTTGGTTAACTCTACTGACGTTCTGCAGTTGATTTGCTTGCATAAGTATGCCATGAACTATATGTATCACTACATAAAGTTTTCTCTTATGAGCAATTGTTCACTTTGTTTTATTAACCTTCATTATATTTTTTAGTAATCTCTGAGTGCAAGTTTTGTGGACATGTGATGATTATTTATTATTTGTGAACCAGAGATGGTGATAATAGGATCCAAGAATTCAGCACTACACGGTGATAATATATACGTAATATTTTCTTGATCAGtcttatgcatcacagtcatgagcTTTTGTGTTCTTTTCGTTCTGCAGTTTAGAAATGATGGGCATGGTTCTTCCATCAACAAAACTCAGGCATAGTCTCTTTCcttgttttttttttatttttgaaacggaggcaaaagctctgTTTCAAAAAAAAGTCTTATTTCAGATTAGAACTGAATATTTCCAATACATCCAGGACTTTAATATGTTCGTTTGAAAATGTTGATACCGTGCAACTATGTGTTCTCTTCTCATGTATGCACCTCATTGTTCATTTTTTCTCAAACACACATTTTTGTACTAAGGAGAAGGGTGTTAATATGACGCAGACCGAGTCATTGTTCATGCTATTTTGTTTTAAAAAGCACTACAATTTGTGTTGATGGCATTCTTATTCTGTTGTATTTTTGTACTTTAAATAGCATAGAGGATCTCACAATCACGTGAATGGTCAACCATATTTCCTTGGGCATGGAGACCAAACTTTTTGACAAAATGCGCTCCATTAATATCTGACTAGGCATGAAAACCAAGCTTACCATGATATTGGTAAATGGTAATCCACACTAGGAGACATGATTAGATGCATCCATAACTACATTTTGTAATATTACAGGAAAATGGTGTCAGAACAGTTACCATCTCCTTTTGCAATGTTGGCTTATTGTTATGAAATTTAACAGTGAAGCGGTTCAGCCGGACAGTTTACGATTGCATTTGCAGATTGTATGTCAGTGTAACATATATGAAGGACGACAGAAGAAGACTGTTTTCAAATACATGCCGGAGAAGGTACCTGCATCTTCAGACAAGATGAGACGAGATTGAGCATTTGCATATATCTTAGTTGGTTGTAACTactaatgaatgctgttgcaggcTGCCGACAGAGAAGAGACGTCGGCCGGGTGGATGGCAGAAGCAGAGCCTCTCTGGTAAGGCCGTGGGCTTCTTATTTGACACGGGCGCCCAGGGTGGGCACGCTAAGGCTGAGACCATCGC is drawn from Triticum dicoccoides isolate Atlit2015 ecotype Zavitan chromosome 6B, WEW_v2.0, whole genome shotgun sequence and contains these coding sequences:
- the LOC119323203 gene encoding uncharacterized protein LOC119323203 gives rise to the protein MAVAALRNLAAKIRIPGPAALRASPAPGPLAISHSTTPKSDLEKALLLRNNIESATYVDLHSSAEVLGKYCEHTEEIIKQYSDVHVEVGNKMRTLTLKYFFTCVAICFTDSMISNKDEVVLQERQGEGVVVQERQVE